A single region of the Elizabethkingia sp. JS20170427COW genome encodes:
- the pheT gene encoding phenylalanine--tRNA ligase subunit beta produces MKISDKWLRSYLETDLATEELGVILTDLGLEIEGIDTYESVKGSLKGVVVGKVLTCEQHPNADKLKVTTVDVAGENPLHIVCGAPNVAAGQKVAVATIGTMIYLGNGESFKISKSKLRGEVSEGMLCAEDELGLGHSHAGIMVLPEDYEVGKTLSEYIPVETDKVYEIGLTPNRSDAMSHYGVARDLKAYLTLNKNQHIFHTFTSSEVATQGSHDFSVEVEDSQLVPRYLGAVIENITVAESPEWLQNRLKAIGLSPINNVVDITNYILHSYAQPLHAFDADKIKGHTVKVGTCTEGTPFTTLDGVERKLNGSEIIIKDVDNQPLCIAGVLGGATSGVSEGTTSIFLESAYFNPVAVRKAAKAHALNTDASFRFERGIDPSITKVALLEAVRMIQEIAGGQLVGEILETYPQQVEDFKVTLRYAKVQQILGIAILKEDIKTILTSLDIQITNESEEALDLIVPAYRADVTREIDVIEDILRVYGYNKVNSLEKISFTPVRLDPNDQDALESSWARTLQSNGFYEVMNNSLTSLKEEREDAVTLLNPLSKELSTMRQSLLEGLLANADYNIKRKNADIKFFELGKIYFKKEQYEERKQLAILVSGNNHSENWLQPKSTSDFFTLKGYVILLLQKLGLETEEKALEDSRFSDAIEILSEGKTIARLGIVSKALLKDADMSQPAYYAEIELETCQALRNKGNFKFVEIPKFNTLRRDLALLVDKSVQYSDLLHATKGSSAYLRKVQLFDVYEGKNLPEGKKSYAMSFELLNPEKTLEEKEINAIMNKLIKKYQKEFEAELRS; encoded by the coding sequence ATGAAGATTTCTGATAAATGGTTAAGAAGCTATCTTGAAACAGATTTAGCAACCGAAGAACTAGGGGTAATCCTTACCGATTTAGGTCTGGAAATAGAAGGTATAGACACCTACGAATCTGTAAAAGGAAGCTTGAAAGGGGTGGTAGTAGGTAAAGTACTTACCTGTGAGCAACATCCTAATGCGGATAAATTGAAGGTAACAACTGTAGATGTAGCGGGAGAAAATCCTTTACACATTGTATGTGGAGCACCTAATGTAGCGGCAGGGCAAAAAGTAGCTGTAGCAACAATTGGCACCATGATTTATCTAGGCAATGGGGAATCTTTTAAAATTTCGAAATCTAAATTGAGAGGAGAAGTTTCTGAAGGCATGCTATGTGCAGAAGATGAACTTGGATTAGGACACAGCCATGCAGGGATTATGGTACTTCCTGAAGACTATGAAGTAGGAAAAACTCTTTCCGAATATATTCCTGTAGAAACAGATAAAGTATATGAAATAGGACTTACTCCCAACCGTAGTGATGCCATGTCTCATTATGGAGTAGCTAGAGATCTTAAAGCTTATCTTACTTTAAATAAAAACCAACATATCTTCCATACTTTTACTTCATCTGAAGTGGCAACTCAAGGGAGTCATGATTTTTCAGTTGAGGTAGAAGATAGCCAACTGGTTCCACGTTATTTGGGAGCTGTTATTGAAAATATTACCGTAGCAGAATCTCCTGAATGGTTACAAAATCGACTAAAAGCAATAGGTCTTAGTCCTATCAACAATGTAGTAGATATTACCAATTATATTTTACATTCTTACGCACAACCTCTTCATGCCTTTGATGCAGATAAAATCAAAGGACATACGGTAAAAGTAGGAACTTGTACTGAAGGAACACCTTTCACTACCTTAGATGGAGTGGAAAGAAAACTAAACGGTTCCGAAATTATCATTAAGGATGTCGATAACCAACCATTGTGTATCGCAGGGGTTTTAGGCGGAGCAACATCTGGAGTAAGCGAAGGTACAACTTCTATTTTCTTAGAAAGTGCTTACTTTAACCCAGTAGCAGTACGTAAGGCAGCAAAAGCACATGCTTTGAATACAGATGCATCTTTCCGTTTTGAGAGAGGAATAGATCCTAGCATTACCAAAGTAGCTCTTTTAGAAGCTGTAAGAATGATTCAGGAAATTGCAGGAGGACAATTGGTAGGTGAGATTTTAGAAACTTATCCTCAACAGGTTGAAGATTTTAAGGTTACCCTAAGATATGCAAAAGTACAGCAGATTTTAGGAATCGCAATTCTGAAAGAAGATATTAAGACCATCCTTACTTCTTTAGATATCCAAATTACGAATGAAAGCGAAGAAGCTTTAGACCTTATCGTGCCAGCATACCGTGCAGATGTTACTCGTGAAATCGATGTAATAGAAGATATTTTGAGAGTATATGGATACAATAAAGTAAACTCTTTAGAGAAAATATCTTTCACCCCTGTAAGATTGGATCCTAATGATCAAGATGCCCTAGAAAGCTCATGGGCTCGAACTCTTCAGTCGAATGGTTTTTATGAAGTGATGAACAATTCTTTAACTTCTTTGAAAGAAGAAAGGGAAGATGCGGTAACTTTACTTAACCCATTAAGTAAAGAGCTAAGTACTATGAGACAATCTTTATTGGAAGGATTATTAGCAAATGCCGATTACAACATCAAAAGAAAAAATGCTGATATCAAATTTTTTGAACTCGGAAAAATCTACTTCAAAAAAGAACAGTATGAAGAAAGAAAACAATTGGCCATCTTAGTTTCAGGAAACAATCATTCTGAAAATTGGTTACAGCCTAAATCTACTTCAGATTTCTTTACTTTGAAGGGTTATGTTATTCTTTTACTTCAAAAATTAGGTCTAGAAACAGAGGAAAAAGCGTTGGAAGATTCTCGTTTTTCAGATGCTATAGAAATCCTTTCCGAAGGTAAAACAATTGCTAGATTAGGAATTGTGAGCAAAGCTTTATTAAAAGATGCTGATATGAGCCAGCCAGCTTATTATGCCGAAATAGAACTGGAAACTTGCCAAGCATTAAGAAATAAAGGAAACTTTAAGTTTGTAGAAATTCCTAAATTCAATACCCTGAGAAGAGACTTAGCTTTATTGGTAGATAAGTCAGTACAATATAGCGATTTGCTTCACGCTACAAAGGGAAGTTCAGCTTACCTAAGAAAAGTTCAGCTGTTCGACGTTTATGAAGGTAAAAATTTACCAGAAGGTAAAAAATCTTATGCGATGAGCTTCGAGCTTCTCAACCCTGAAAAAACTTTGGAAGAGAAAGAAATCAACGCTATTATGAACAAGTTGATTAAAAAGTATCAAAAAGAATTTGAAGCAGAACTTCGCTCATAG
- a CDS encoding ArsC/Spx/MgsR family protein: protein MMKAQLLHNTRCSKSRAAVEYLDSKKVDFEIIHLLKEPLTLEELRAVVEKLKIKPSELIRKTDALFKDNFAGQNLAEEDYLKIMQENPSLIQRPILVIEDQAEIGRPLENFDRIL from the coding sequence ATGATGAAAGCACAATTACTACATAATACCCGCTGTTCGAAATCTAGAGCAGCTGTGGAATATTTAGATTCTAAAAAAGTAGATTTTGAAATTATTCATCTCTTGAAAGAACCTTTAACTTTGGAGGAATTGAGGGCTGTGGTTGAAAAACTTAAAATAAAACCTAGCGAATTAATTCGTAAGACAGATGCCTTATTTAAGGATAATTTTGCTGGGCAGAATTTAGCAGAAGAAGATTATCTCAAGATTATGCAAGAAAACCCTAGCTTAATCCAACGTCCAATTTTGGTGATTGAGGACCAAGCAGAAATAGGAAGACCTCTCGAAAATTTCGATAGAATCTTGTAA
- a CDS encoding 7-cyano-7-deazaguanine/7-aminomethyl-7-deazaguanine transporter — MISKKQKKFAILLASFHIAVIAASNYLVQIPVSFAGLHSTWGSFTFPFIFLATDLTVRIFGAHLGRRIIFLAMLPALLISYFISVVFKDGSWQGFAPLLQWDWFVARIALASFAAYGVGQMMDIFVFNKLRQKKSWWQAPTASAFIGNLLDTITFFTVAFYNTPDPYLSEHLSEIASLDYSFKLTVNIIFFLPLYKILLNWILNFLEKRTWQLN; from the coding sequence ATGATTTCGAAAAAACAAAAGAAATTTGCTATTTTATTAGCAAGTTTCCATATTGCTGTTATTGCAGCAAGTAATTATTTGGTACAAATTCCTGTATCTTTTGCTGGTTTACACTCCACATGGGGGTCGTTTACCTTTCCTTTTATATTTTTAGCTACCGACCTTACCGTAAGGATATTCGGAGCTCACTTAGGAAGGCGTATCATCTTTTTAGCCATGTTGCCTGCCCTTTTAATTTCCTATTTTATTTCAGTTGTATTTAAAGATGGTAGTTGGCAAGGCTTTGCCCCCTTACTACAATGGGATTGGTTTGTCGCAAGGATTGCTCTTGCTAGCTTTGCTGCCTACGGAGTAGGCCAAATGATGGATATCTTTGTTTTCAACAAACTAAGGCAAAAAAAATCTTGGTGGCAAGCACCTACAGCATCGGCTTTTATAGGCAATTTATTGGATACTATTACCTTTTTTACAGTTGCCTTTTACAATACGCCAGACCCTTATCTCTCCGAGCATTTATCGGAAATTGCTAGCCTCGACTATAGCTTTAAACTCACTGTAAACATCATCTTCTTTTTACCTCTCTACAAAATTCTGCTTAACTGGATTCTGAATTTTTTAGAAAAAAGAACTTGGCAGCTGAATTAA
- the dnaN gene encoding DNA polymerase III subunit beta produces MKFIVTSGELQKALQTVSGVISSSQSRPILENFLFEIENDTLKITASDGETTLITSIPVKSEASGKLAVPAKMFMDIIKTFGEQPLTFVEKEAENGIGSLLEILDEKDNYFVALDNADDYPEVSEFEEGAQVSLPSGILAEALTNTLFATSNDSLRPVMTGVFFQFSSEGVNFVATDSHRLVVYSRKDIKNNEELSFIMPKKPLNIIKGILSNSDEQVTIECNTSMAKFSFKNNVWICRLIDGKYPNYSAVIPKECPNVLTINRDLLLSSIRRASLFSNKSTNQVRFKLSGNILHLHAEDTEYANKADMQIPCEYSGEDINIGFSSKFLTEMLAVLGSDDIVLKMSVPNRPGIVEPLDGLEEDEHILMLSMPVIGL; encoded by the coding sequence ATGAAATTTATTGTTACCAGTGGCGAGCTACAAAAGGCCTTGCAAACCGTAAGCGGAGTAATCTCCTCTTCACAGTCTAGACCAATTTTAGAAAATTTCCTATTCGAAATAGAAAATGACACCCTGAAAATTACAGCTTCCGATGGAGAGACAACTCTTATAACTTCTATACCTGTTAAATCTGAAGCTAGTGGAAAACTAGCAGTGCCTGCCAAGATGTTTATGGATATTATTAAAACTTTTGGAGAGCAACCGCTTACTTTTGTAGAAAAAGAAGCAGAAAATGGGATAGGAAGTTTATTGGAGATTTTAGATGAGAAAGACAACTACTTTGTGGCACTAGATAATGCCGATGATTATCCTGAAGTTTCTGAATTTGAAGAAGGTGCTCAAGTGTCTCTTCCTTCAGGAATTTTAGCAGAAGCACTTACCAATACACTTTTTGCAACGAGTAATGATTCCCTTCGCCCTGTGATGACTGGGGTGTTCTTTCAGTTTTCGAGCGAAGGAGTAAATTTCGTGGCAACAGATTCACATCGTTTGGTCGTTTACTCTCGAAAAGACATCAAAAATAACGAAGAGCTAAGCTTTATCATGCCTAAAAAACCGTTGAATATCATCAAAGGTATTTTGTCCAATTCTGATGAACAAGTTACCATTGAGTGCAATACGAGCATGGCGAAATTTAGCTTTAAAAATAATGTATGGATTTGTAGATTAATCGATGGGAAATATCCTAACTATTCTGCAGTAATTCCAAAAGAATGTCCTAATGTATTAACGATTAATAGAGATTTACTTTTAAGCTCTATCAGAAGAGCATCTCTATTCTCTAATAAATCTACCAACCAAGTAAGATTTAAGCTTTCTGGGAATATACTTCACCTTCATGCTGAGGATACCGAGTATGCAAATAAAGCAGACATGCAGATTCCTTGTGAGTATAGTGGCGAGGATATCAATATCGGATTCAGTTCTAAATTTTTAACAGAAATGTTAGCAGTATTGGGCTCTGATGATATAGTGCTGAAAATGTCCGTACCTAATCGCCCAGGAATTGTAGAACCTCTTGATGGTCTAGAGGAAGATGAGCATATTTTAATGCTATCCATGCCGGTAATCGGTTTATAA
- a CDS encoding PorT family protein — protein MKKSLLGLSILVGCLSLHAQKNIEITAGYGSGSLFGVANIIGSSVVDAILVGHSEDINSSGVLNFGINAYSNNMKWRYGIAVDLESFDEKNSVIKTQSFTSISPKVDYFWSNEDKKLRFYSGVSVGILLAKYKYVDSNTHSTISENDTHLGFNITPIGIRYGKAFGVYVEPNIGTRGFVQAGVSYIF, from the coding sequence ATGAAAAAGTCATTACTAGGTCTTAGCATTTTAGTAGGTTGCTTATCCCTACATGCTCAGAAAAATATTGAAATCACCGCAGGATATGGTTCTGGGTCTCTTTTTGGAGTTGCTAATATTATTGGCTCTAGCGTTGTAGATGCAATACTTGTCGGGCACTCAGAAGATATCAATAGTTCGGGAGTCCTCAACTTCGGCATCAATGCTTATAGTAACAACATGAAATGGAGATATGGTATTGCTGTAGATTTAGAGTCTTTTGATGAAAAAAATAGTGTTATAAAAACCCAATCATTTACTAGTATATCTCCCAAAGTAGATTATTTTTGGTCTAATGAAGATAAAAAGTTAAGATTTTACTCTGGAGTATCCGTAGGAATACTTTTAGCAAAATATAAATATGTTGATAGCAACACCCACTCAACCATAAGTGAAAACGACACTCATTTAGGGTTCAACATTACCCCAATTGGGATAAGATACGGTAAAGCTTTCGGAGTATATGTAGAGCCGAATATCGGAACTAGAGGTTTTGTCCAAGCAGGAGTTTCTTATATCTTTTAA
- a CDS encoding HD family hydrolase — protein MKLEKEIQFILAVDALKNVQRRNYNADDSRRENTAEHSWQIVILAQILYPYAKNKESVDLLRVIRMLSIHDLVEIHAGDTFLFDEQGMQGKFDREKEAAQKIFGILDEPLRSDFYNLWIEFEEETTADAIFACAIDRIMPFILNSNTSGKSWTEASVREGQIRNMLENAIKRASDEMGEAFDILLQKSIDAGLLLP, from the coding sequence ATGAAATTAGAAAAAGAAATTCAGTTTATTTTAGCCGTAGATGCTTTAAAAAATGTACAAAGAAGAAATTACAATGCAGATGATAGCAGACGAGAAAACACTGCTGAACACAGTTGGCAAATTGTAATTTTGGCTCAGATTTTATATCCATATGCAAAAAATAAGGAAAGTGTAGATCTTTTGAGGGTGATAAGGATGTTGTCGATTCATGATTTGGTAGAAATCCATGCAGGAGACACCTTTCTATTTGATGAACAAGGGATGCAAGGAAAATTCGATCGTGAAAAAGAAGCTGCACAAAAGATATTTGGGATATTAGATGAACCTTTGCGCAGTGATTTTTATAATCTGTGGATTGAGTTTGAGGAGGAAACTACAGCAGACGCTATTTTTGCTTGTGCTATAGATAGGATTATGCCTTTTATTTTGAATTCAAATACTTCAGGTAAGAGCTGGACAGAAGCTTCCGTAAGAGAAGGGCAAATACGCAACATGTTGGAGAATGCAATAAAAAGAGCTTCAGATGAGATGGGAGAAGCCTTCGATATCCTTCTTCAAAAAAGTATCGATGCGGGATTATTGTTGCCATAA
- a CDS encoding META domain-containing protein, with translation MKKIIYIVGIGILATLASCSTTTNLGNISKLGGKQTSLSNTKWEVVDAMKTNAKPYISFDPETGLSGNAGCNKIFSQNITIQSQGGDFSVKDISSTRMACPSMDMNIERNFIKILESADKYVVVKNTLELYKGNILLMKFQKVN, from the coding sequence ATGAAAAAGATAATATATATTGTAGGAATAGGTATTTTAGCAACTTTAGCATCTTGCTCAACTACTACCAACTTGGGAAATATCTCCAAACTAGGAGGAAAACAAACCAGTTTATCTAATACCAAATGGGAGGTAGTAGATGCCATGAAGACCAATGCAAAGCCATATATCAGCTTTGATCCAGAGACTGGCCTTAGTGGAAATGCAGGATGTAATAAGATCTTTAGCCAGAATATCACCATACAATCTCAAGGAGGAGATTTTTCGGTAAAAGACATAAGCTCTACCAGAATGGCATGTCCTAGTATGGATATGAATATCGAAAGAAATTTTATTAAAATACTAGAATCTGCCGATAAATATGTTGTGGTAAAAAACACATTGGAACTTTACAAAGGAAATATCCTTTTGATGAAATTTCAAAAGGTAAATTAA
- a CDS encoding prephenate dehydrogenase, with the protein MNITSIIGTGLIGGSMALKLKEKGFTERVIGVDNNLENLAQAKDLGIIDDALSLEEAIAISDLIILAIPVDAVKKLLPKVLDLVTDFQTVMDVGSTKANLVHTIEQHKNRKRYVASHPMWGTENSGPSAAQHNAFTGKAAIICNPEDSAKDALELVKKVYETLEMNLLFMDADAHDVHTAYISHISHITSYALANTVLEKEREEDKIFQLASSGFSSTVRLAKSHPEMWVPIFRQNKENVLDVLNEHISQLRKFKSALEKENYEFLEELIVNANRIRGILK; encoded by the coding sequence ATGAATATAACTAGTATTATTGGAACTGGTCTTATTGGAGGTTCCATGGCGTTAAAACTCAAAGAAAAGGGATTTACAGAAAGAGTTATTGGAGTAGACAACAACCTTGAGAATCTGGCTCAGGCAAAAGATTTGGGAATTATAGATGATGCCCTGAGCTTAGAAGAAGCTATTGCCATTTCAGACCTCATCATCTTAGCCATCCCTGTAGATGCTGTTAAAAAATTACTTCCTAAGGTTTTGGATCTTGTAACCGACTTCCAAACCGTAATGGATGTAGGATCTACCAAAGCTAACTTAGTCCACACTATTGAACAACATAAAAACCGAAAAAGATATGTAGCCTCTCACCCGATGTGGGGTACCGAAAACAGCGGACCTTCTGCAGCACAACACAATGCCTTTACCGGAAAAGCGGCGATTATTTGCAACCCTGAAGACTCTGCTAAGGATGCCCTAGAATTGGTGAAAAAAGTTTATGAAACTTTAGAGATGAATCTTCTCTTCATGGACGCAGATGCTCATGATGTGCACACTGCTTACATCAGCCATATTTCGCATATTACCTCTTATGCTCTTGCAAATACGGTTTTGGAGAAAGAACGAGAAGAAGATAAAATCTTCCAATTGGCAAGTTCTGGTTTTTCAAGTACTGTAAGACTTGCAAAATCTCATCCAGAAATGTGGGTGCCTATCTTCCGACAAAATAAAGAGAATGTCTTAGATGTCTTAAATGAGCACATTTCCCAGTTAAGAAAATTTAAATCAGCATTGGAAAAAGAAAACTACGAGTTCTTGGAAGAGCTCATCGTTAATGCCAACAGAATTAGAGGCATCCTTAAATAA
- a CDS encoding PspC domain-containing protein, translating to MNKTLSIGLAGFSFTIEEHAYIKLSDYLSALKGSMDPEEASEVMHDIELRIVEIFKERLGKQREVINNDDVEAIISLIGTPEQIDEQEQEYTAKERSNPQYSTNTTGSKQLFRDPTNKIIGGVCSGLANYIGVDPVWVRLALVLLVFLQGFGLLTYIILWIVVPKAKTAGDFLKMKGKPLNFDNLKEQSNKVVQFATDSSEKVSQYYESNKGSINQSGKTLIRVLCACIGIFITAPLAIIFFLGSIAILFGGFSFGNGAVNIPENISFYLDNGGIFSSGIIFFGFISLFIPAIIFTLLTIKLFSPHLKIKYMGYLIGVLIACWIALMCFIGYSVSTTKMNYSGENEEVENIAINTTSDTLSIETKKVSISPNFKNYIGDVYSDKKTIFEKDWPSISIKKRADVKSPYLVIKKSAEGYNLPLEIKVPVEIQGNKILLPNYYEYPYKYRMRGYDVDYELYTPLHYTIIKNGEIYLEDEDDKDDYNTPSQLQDPNNVGDSIIINNQKVSVKDIEIKKGSGTKIIKDSLKEVSVSIKNGEPQIRIKTK from the coding sequence ATGAACAAGACACTTTCAATAGGACTCGCAGGTTTCTCATTCACCATTGAGGAACATGCATATATAAAGTTAAGCGACTATCTTTCTGCTCTAAAAGGATCTATGGATCCTGAGGAAGCAAGTGAAGTAATGCACGATATAGAACTCCGTATCGTTGAGATTTTTAAAGAACGATTAGGAAAGCAACGTGAAGTAATCAATAACGACGATGTTGAAGCGATTATCTCCCTTATCGGTACTCCTGAACAAATTGATGAGCAGGAACAAGAATATACTGCTAAAGAGAGAAGTAACCCTCAGTACTCTACCAATACTACTGGATCTAAACAACTTTTTAGGGATCCTACTAACAAGATTATTGGAGGGGTTTGTAGTGGTTTAGCAAACTATATCGGGGTAGATCCTGTATGGGTAAGATTAGCCTTGGTACTCCTTGTCTTTCTTCAAGGTTTTGGTTTGCTTACCTACATCATCTTATGGATTGTAGTTCCTAAGGCAAAGACCGCTGGTGATTTTCTTAAAATGAAAGGAAAACCGCTTAACTTTGACAACTTAAAAGAGCAAAGCAACAAAGTAGTTCAGTTCGCTACCGATTCATCAGAAAAGGTAAGCCAATACTACGAGAGCAATAAAGGAAGTATCAACCAATCTGGCAAAACCCTTATAAGAGTATTATGTGCTTGTATCGGGATTTTTATTACTGCACCTTTAGCCATCATCTTTTTCTTAGGAAGTATTGCCATACTATTCGGGGGATTTTCATTTGGAAATGGAGCGGTAAATATACCTGAAAATATTAGCTTTTACTTAGACAACGGAGGTATCTTTTCATCAGGAATCATCTTCTTTGGATTTATTAGCTTATTTATCCCAGCAATTATATTCACTTTGCTTACGATAAAACTCTTCAGCCCTCATCTTAAAATCAAATATATGGGCTATCTTATAGGGGTGCTCATCGCATGTTGGATTGCCTTAATGTGCTTCATCGGATATAGTGTTTCTACTACAAAAATGAATTATAGCGGGGAAAATGAAGAGGTGGAAAATATCGCCATCAATACCACATCCGATACCTTATCTATCGAAACTAAAAAAGTAAGCATTTCTCCTAATTTCAAAAATTATATTGGAGATGTTTACTCCGACAAAAAGACAATTTTTGAAAAAGATTGGCCTTCTATCAGTATCAAAAAAAGAGCTGATGTAAAAAGCCCTTATTTGGTTATTAAAAAATCTGCAGAAGGATATAATCTTCCTCTAGAGATAAAAGTTCCTGTTGAAATCCAAGGCAACAAGATCTTGCTTCCTAATTACTATGAGTACCCATACAAATACAGAATGAGAGGCTATGATGTAGATTATGAATTGTACACTCCTCTACACTATACGATTATCAAAAATGGGGAAATTTACTTAGAGGATGAAGACGATAAGGATGATTACAACACCCCATCTCAACTACAAGACCCAAATAATGTTGGGGATAGCATTATCATCAACAACCAAAAAGTTTCTGTAAAAGATATAGAAATTAAAAAAGGTTCAGGAACGAAAATTATAAAAGACTCTCTAAAAGAAGTAAGTGTAAGCATTAAAAATGGAGAGCCACAAATAAGAATTAAAACGAAATAA
- a CDS encoding glutaminyl-peptide cyclotransferase — protein sequence MKRNIILGCVALAFLASCNKDKEIIKSIQDYNAEMETKGYHFGDEIKLPQVVLDNAESVSISFGETETPNTKIDPAHYVLGNNDITFNIKTKSGKMLYQDASITVLANKPEQNIAYDLVAEYPHNPQYFTQGFELDGNTVYESVGQLGESKMMKYTLGQTTPSVSIPQGNDIFSEGSTLVGDKVYQLTWQNKLGYIYHKSDLSLVSQFDYPSEIAEGWGLTYDGKDLIVSDGTSNLYFVNPNDTTKVVKRIGVAGSELVYGQLNELEYHQGFIYANVWQQPVVIKINPKTGEVVAKYDFTKIAQQNTKGSDDVLNGVTFKGENMLVTGKNWNKIYEVKLK from the coding sequence ATGAAAAGAAACATCATTTTAGGATGTGTAGCATTGGCTTTTTTAGCTTCATGTAATAAAGATAAAGAGATTATCAAGAGTATTCAGGATTACAACGCTGAAATGGAAACCAAAGGTTATCATTTTGGAGATGAGATTAAATTGCCTCAGGTGGTTTTGGATAATGCAGAAAGTGTAAGCATTAGTTTTGGGGAAACCGAGACTCCTAATACTAAGATAGACCCAGCCCATTACGTATTGGGGAATAATGATATTACCTTTAATATTAAAACCAAATCAGGAAAGATGCTCTACCAAGATGCGTCGATAACTGTTTTAGCAAATAAACCAGAGCAAAATATAGCTTACGATTTGGTAGCAGAATATCCACATAACCCACAGTATTTTACCCAAGGTTTTGAGCTGGATGGCAATACGGTTTATGAATCGGTAGGGCAGTTAGGAGAATCTAAAATGATGAAATACACCCTTGGACAAACAACGCCTAGCGTTTCTATTCCTCAAGGGAATGACATCTTTTCTGAAGGAAGCACCTTGGTGGGAGATAAGGTGTACCAATTAACATGGCAAAATAAACTAGGGTATATTTATCATAAATCCGATTTAAGCCTAGTTTCTCAATTCGATTATCCTTCTGAAATTGCAGAAGGTTGGGGCTTAACTTATGACGGGAAAGATTTAATAGTTTCCGATGGAACGAGTAATTTATATTTCGTAAACCCTAATGATACTACCAAGGTTGTTAAAAGGATAGGAGTGGCAGGTTCCGAGTTGGTATATGGCCAATTGAATGAACTGGAGTACCACCAAGGGTTTATTTATGCTAACGTTTGGCAACAACCTGTTGTAATTAAGATTAACCCTAAAACTGGAGAGGTGGTTGCGAAATATGATTTTACCAAGATTGCGCAACAAAATACCAAAGGATCTGATGATGTTTTGAATGGGGTAACCTTTAAAGGAGAAAACATGTTGGTGACAGGTAAAAACTGGAATAAAATTTACGAGGTTAAGTTAAAGTAA
- a CDS encoding PadR family transcriptional regulator, giving the protein MNTENTKAQMRKGILEFCILSLINKREMYVSDIIEELKKGKLDVVEGTLYPLLTRLKNGEFLSYRWEESTSGPPRKYYEITEKGKLFLSELENTWNDLTYSVNLITNPE; this is encoded by the coding sequence ATGAATACCGAAAATACCAAAGCTCAAATGCGGAAAGGCATCTTGGAATTCTGTATTTTAAGTCTCATCAATAAAAGAGAAATGTATGTTTCAGACATTATTGAAGAATTAAAAAAAGGAAAACTAGATGTGGTAGAAGGCACCTTATACCCTCTACTTACCCGCCTGAAAAATGGAGAGTTTCTCTCCTATCGATGGGAGGAATCTACAAGTGGGCCCCCAAGAAAATATTATGAAATTACGGAAAAAGGAAAGCTATTTCTGTCTGAATTAGAAAATACCTGGAATGATCTTACTTATTCTGTTAACCTAATCACAAACCCTGAATAA
- a CDS encoding deoxynucleoside kinase, producing the protein MHIAVTGNIGAGKTTLTKMLAKHYQWEAQFEDVDHNPYLEDFYNDMSKWSFNLQIYFLGSRFRQVKEIRESGKNIIQDRTIYEDAHIFAENLSDIGLLSERDFNNYKSVFNLMTDFVSAPDLLIYLRADISKLVSQIAKRGRDYEVGISIDYLSKLNEKYEKWINSYKEGKLLIIDVNDLDFVEKPEDFGLIIDQIEASLHGLF; encoded by the coding sequence ATGCATATTGCTGTTACAGGAAATATAGGTGCGGGGAAAACCACGCTTACCAAGATGCTGGCGAAACATTATCAATGGGAAGCTCAGTTTGAAGACGTAGATCATAACCCTTATTTGGAAGATTTCTATAACGACATGTCCAAATGGTCTTTTAATTTGCAAATTTATTTCTTAGGAAGTAGGTTTAGACAAGTAAAGGAAATTCGGGAAAGTGGGAAAAATATTATTCAGGATCGTACTATTTACGAAGATGCCCACATTTTTGCAGAAAATCTTAGTGATATAGGTCTTCTTAGCGAAAGGGATTTTAACAATTATAAATCGGTTTTTAACCTGATGACGGACTTTGTTTCTGCTCCCGATTTATTGATTTATCTAAGAGCGGATATTTCCAAATTGGTGTCTCAGATTGCCAAAAGAGGAAGAGATTATGAGGTGGGGATAAGCATAGATTACCTTTCTAAACTTAATGAAAAATACGAAAAGTGGATTAACTCGTATAAAGAAGGGAAGTTGTTGATTATTGATGTTAATGATTTGGATTTTGTAGAAAAACCTGAAGATTTTGGATTAATTATCGACCAAATTGAAGCTAGCTTACATGGATTATTTTAA